ACCAATGCTTTCCCTACAAATTGTTCTGCAGGAAATGTATCTAAAGTAGGTCTATGGGCAAATAAATGTGCAGGTGCGTCCATATGTGTTCCCGTATGAGAAAACATTGTTAGTAAGGTTTCTTTAAAACCATGTTTCTCATATGTATTTGCAACTTCTAATTTAGGTCCCTCTGTGCCTGGATAAACCGGCATAGTTTCTGAAATATTATGTGTTAAGTCAATTATTTTCATAAGATCCTCACTTTCTTCTCAGCGATTTTTATAACCATGCTTTATTTTATTTACTAGTCAAATAGCGCTGCTACCACCAAGCTTAATGAAGTTATTTCAATTACTGATGGTATAGCTTTTTTATATGATAAGCTATTCTTTTTAAACAGATTTGTATTATACACATTATATATTAGAAACCCTTATTAGCACAAATCCTTAGCAAAACTGCTTTATTGCATTTTTATCTTAATAAATCTATAATAAAAATATACGCTTTTTATTTAATCCTTTGTAAGTGATGAACAAAATATCCACAAGAAAGCTTGGTGTAAACAGTGCATACGATTATCGAAACCATCGCAGAAGCCAAAATCCGTGAAGCAATAGAAAAAGGTGCGTTAGATAACCTGCCGGGTAAAGGGAAACCTTTAAAGTTGGAAGACTTATCCCGCATACCCGAAGAATTCCGTGCAGGTTATATCCTTTTGAAAAACGGAGGTTATATTCCAGAAGAAATGGCGTTGCAAAACAAGATCTTTCATTACCGTCAGCTAATAGACCAATGTTGTGATGTATCTGAAAAGGAAACCTTAAAAAAAGAATTATCCTATTTAAATTTAAAGCATAGCCTACTTATGGAAAAAAGAAAAAGGCAGTCTATCAAATGATGCCTTTATTGTTTGCCTTTGAATCTTTCAGTGCTATCTTCTATTTTTATCTTCCTAGGGTGAAATTTATCTTGCATACAAATTATACTTTTGAATTTTCTCATAAAGGCTGGTTCTGCTAATCCCTAAAGCTTTTGCCGTTTGATACTTATTATATTTATTTTCCTTCAAAGTTCTTCGTATTAAATTTTTTTCTACTTCCTCTAGGGTAGCCTTTAACGTTTTACTTTTTCTACTTCCCTTGTTTCCATGAGGATTCGTCATAGACTTTGGAAGATGTTGCAAAGCTATTCTAGCTTCTTTATCTACTAGATTAAAGGCCCTTTCTATAACATTTTCCAGTTCTCTTATATTTCCCTGCCAATGATAATTCATTAGACAGTCCATTGCCATAGGTGTAATTTCTGTAACAAATTTATTCATTTCTTTTGAGAGTCTTTTAATCAAAAAATTTATTAATAGGGGTATATCCTCTTTCCTTTCTCTTAAAGGAGGAATTTTTATACTAATGACATTTAGTCGATAATATAAATCTTCTCTAAATTTTTTATTTTCTACCATTTCCTTAAGATCTTGATTGGTGGCAGCTATAATTCTCACATCTACTTTTTGGCTCTTCTCTCCGCCTACCCTATCAATTTCCTTCTCTTGTATGGCCTTTAGCAGTTTAGCCTGCATATTTAATGGCATTTCACCTATCTCATCTAGGAAAATCGTGCTTTTGTTTGCTAATTCAAATTTACCAAGCTTTCCCCCCTTTTTGGCTCCCGTAAACGCCCCCTGCTCGTAGCCAAACAATTCTGATTCCAATAATGCCTCAGGTATTGCTGCACAGTTCACCTTTATTAAAGGATATTCATTTCTAGCACTGGCGTTATGAATGGCGGTAGCAAATAACCCCTTGCCGGTTCCGCTTTCTCCTAAAAGCAAAACATTCGACTTTGTAGCTGCCACCTGTTTTGCTAGTTCCTTTACTCCTTCTATAGCTTCACTAATCCCTATTATCCTATCGAAGCTATCCTCATTTCCTAAAAGTCTTTTCAGCTCTCTTTTATAGAAATCTACTTCTTTTTCTAACACATTTACCCTTTTTACATAGGTGTCTAATTCTACAACATCTTTAAATAATACGGTACCTACTCCCCCAATAATTTCTCCATCTTTTCTGATTGGAATCCGATCAGCGATCATTTTATTTCCTTTTATTTTTTGTATATCTCCAATTTCTCTTTCACCGGTTTTTACTACAATATGCATTCTGGTATTTTCTATGACCTCCGTTACATGCTTACCTATGGCTTCTTTTGGCGTCGTCTCTAAAAATTTACAATAGCCTTCATTGATCATTCTTACATATCCATCTTTATCAACAACCACAACCCAGTTGTACACCAGTTCAAAAATGGTTTTATACATTTCTAGTAATGCATCTTTATTTTCCATCGAAAAATAGCTTTTATAAGCATCCACCACACCTACACCTCCTTTTTTTATTATACCCTTTTTATCCCAAATGAAATAGGAGGAGAAATTAAAGAATTTCACCTCCTACCAAAGAATGTTATATTGATCTTTTCATAGCTTTTATCTCTTTATAATAACCGCTGTGCCCATTCCTCCACCGATACATAATGTAGCTAAGCCATGCTCAGCATCTCGTTTCATCATCTCATGTAAGAGTGTTACAAGTATTCTTGCCCCACTGGCTCCAACGGGATGACCTAGTGCTATAGCACCGCCATTTACATTTACTTTTTCCTTATTCCATTTCAGCTCTTTGCCAACAGCTAAGGCTTGTGCTGCAAAAGCTTCGTTGGCTTCGATTAAATCCATATCTTCTATGGTAAGATTCGCCTTTTTTAATGCTCTTTCTGTGGCTGGCACTGGCCCTATACCCATGATGGAAGGGTCCACCCCGGCATTAGCATAGGATACAATGGTTGCTAAAGGTTGAATGCCTAGCTCCTCTGCTTTTTCCTTAGACATTACAACCAACGCAGCAGCACCATCATTGATTCCAGATGCATTGCCTGCCGTCACGGTTCCATCTTTCTTAAAGGCTGGTCTTAGCTTACTCAGCTTATCTGCAGTTACTCCAGCTTTTGGATGTTCATCTGTATCAAATACAATAGGCTCCCCCTTCTTTTGAGGTATTTCTACAGGGACAATTTCATCCTTAAATCTACCTTCTGCAATAGCTTTTTCTGCTTTATTTTGACTGGCTGCCGCAAATGCATCTTGTTCTTCTCTTGAGATACCATATTGATCCGCTAAATTTTCTGCTGTAATACCCATATGATATCCATTGAAGGCATCGGTTAAGGCATCATAAACCATAGAATCCACTAGGGTTCCCTCACCCATTTTATGGCCCCATCTAGCCTTAGGTAATAGATAAGGTGCTTGACTCATATTCTCTGTTCCACCCACCACAACAATGTCATTATCTCCCGCTATGATGGTTTGAACTGCAAGAGATACAGTTCTAAGCCCAGATCCACACAGCATGTTAATGGTTGTTGCTGGAACTTCTACTGGTATCCCCGCCTTAACAGAAGCTTGACGGGCAACCCCTTGGCCTGCCCCCGCTTGAAGAATACAGCCCATATAAACCTCATCAACATCCTGTCCTTTTATATTGGCTCTTTCTAATGCAGCTTTAATGGCTATGGCTCCTAGCTCAGCTACCGGTATATTTTGCAATGTTCCTCCAAAGCTTCCTACAGCTGTTCTCACAGCACTTGCGATAACTACTTGCTTCATCATCATTCTCCTCCTATCCTTAAAGTACTACGCCACCATCAACACTTAATACAATGCCAGTAATAAATCTGGCTTCATCAGAAGCTAAGAAGGCATAGGCATTGGCAATGTCTTCCGGCAGCCCTAGCAACCCTATAGGAGATTTACTCCTCATCATATCCAGCACCTTTTCAGGCATTTTTTCTGTCATTGGTGTTAATATAAAACCTGGAGCTACAGCATTTACTCGAATACCCTTTCTACCCAGCTCCTTTGCCCATGTTTTAGTCATACCGATCACGCCCCACTTTGTGGCAGCATAATTGGTTTGACCAAAATTACCATATATTCCTACAACAGAAGATGCATTTAATATAACCCCACTCCCTGCTTCTGCCATGACCTTGGCTGCGATTTGTCCACAATTATATACACCTTTAAGGTTTACGTTAATTACCTTATCAAAATCCTCTTCTGGCATTTTTAGCAATTGATTATCCGCTGTAATACCAGCGTTGTTCACCAACACATCAATTTTACCCCATTTTCCTACTGCCTCATCCACCATCTTTTGAACCTGATTTCTATCTACAACATCAACATCACAAGCCAATACTTCTGCATTGATCTCCTTTAAGGCTGCCACAACTTCCTCCAAATTTTGTAATCCTCTATCAGATACTACAACCTTAGCACCCTCTCTTGCAAATTTAAGGGCTGTTGCTCTACCTATACCCCTTGCTGCTCCTGTAATAATGGCTACTTTATCTTTTAATTTCATCATTTTTTCCTCCTCATTTTTAGTTAATTTCAACAAAACTCATCTAATTAAATCATGCCTATTGCTGCTAAGATTATCCCTATCGCTACTGATAATATAGGAATAAGAGATCCTACTACAAATATATCCTTGTAGGAATCTTTGTGGGTCATAGCAGTTACCGCCAACAAGGTTAGTACTGCACCATTATGAGGCAATGTATCTAACCCTCCGCTGGACATGGAGGCTATTCTGTGGAAGGCCTCCAACGGCACGCCGGTTGTAAGGGATAATTCCACAAATCTATCCGCTAATGCTTCTAAAGCAATTCCCATACCACCTGAAGCAGATCCTGTTGCTCCCGCCAATACATTTACCGCAACCGCTTGAGAAATAAGGGGATTACCCTCTATACCCATTACTAAAGAAGTTAATGAATTAAATCCAGGCACTGCTCTTACTACTGCACCAAAACCAACAGCTGCACTGGTATTGATGATAGCCAGCACTGAACCAGATGCCCCAGCATTGATTGTTTCAACAATACTCTTTACCCTTTTAAAGTTTAGTACCAGCGCCAAAAGAATTCCTGCTGTTAATGCAATAATAATATCTAGCTCAAGAAAATTTAAAAATATAATGACTATAAATAGTGGTAGTGCAGACAGCAAAGGATTCGGTAAATTCGATGCATCAATATCTTCTACCTTCTCCTTCAATTCTATAAATACTTCTCCTGCTGCTGTAAGCTGCCTTTCTCTATAAGTTAACCATAGCATCCCTACACCAAACATAATCAAAGCACCTATCGTTCCCATGATGGGAGCTGCCAGGGGTGTTGTTCCATAATATTCTATTGGAATTAAGTTTTGAATTTGGGGGGTTCCAGGAATTGCTGTCATGGTAAAGGTAAAAGAACCTAATGCAATTGCCCCTGGAATGAGTTTTCTAGAAATATTGGCTTCTCTAAATAAAGCTACAGCCAGTGGATAGATAGCAAATACAACTACAAATAAGGAAACACCACCATAGGTTAATACAGCACATCCCACAACTACTGCTAAAATGGCCCTCTTTGTTCCAATCAATCTTATAACGAAGTTAGCAACAGATCTAGCTGCGCCAGAGTCATCCATCATCTTACCAAAGATGGCACCTAGCATAAATACTGGAAACCATGTTTTTGCAAAGCCTACAAATCCTCCCATATAAGCTTCTCTATAGGCATAAATTAAATCTAATCCACCGGTTAAAGCAACAATAGCAGCACATATAGGTGCAATCCATATGATAGACATACCTCTATACGCCAAGTACATTAATAAGGCCAATCCAATAATAATTCCAAGCATCTTTATTGCCCTCCTTTTAGATTTTTATAGCAAGCATTATATCGTTACACCCATTTTTTCAGGCTTAAATATTTTCTCATCCATACGTTTAAGGTTTTTACTAATGATTGGCTTAAAGTCCATATGGGCTAATATATCCTTATCAAGATCTATCCCCGGTGCAATTTCTGTTAAAACTAATCCTTCTTTACTTAGTTCGAATACTGCTCTTTCTGTGATATATAAAACCTTTTGGCCATTTTCCGATGCGTATTCTCCACTAAAGGTAACTTGTTCAACATGTCTTAAGAATTTTACCAATTTTCCTTCTTGTAGAATATTTAGTTTACCATCCTTCACTTCAACCTGTAATCCACTGGCTTTAAAGGTGCCACAAAACACTACTTTTTTAGCGTTTTGTGTGATATTAA
The sequence above is drawn from the Clostridium formicaceticum genome and encodes:
- a CDS encoding DUF1992 domain-containing protein, with translation MHTIIETIAEAKIREAIEKGALDNLPGKGKPLKLEDLSRIPEEFRAGYILLKNGGYIPEEMALQNKIFHYRQLIDQCCDVSEKETLKKELSYLNLKHSLLMEKRKRQSIK
- a CDS encoding sigma-54 interaction domain-containing protein; the encoded protein is MDAYKSYFSMENKDALLEMYKTIFELVYNWVVVVDKDGYVRMINEGYCKFLETTPKEAIGKHVTEVIENTRMHIVVKTGEREIGDIQKIKGNKMIADRIPIRKDGEIIGGVGTVLFKDVVELDTYVKRVNVLEKEVDFYKRELKRLLGNEDSFDRIIGISEAIEGVKELAKQVAATKSNVLLLGESGTGKGLFATAIHNASARNEYPLIKVNCAAIPEALLESELFGYEQGAFTGAKKGGKLGKFELANKSTIFLDEIGEMPLNMQAKLLKAIQEKEIDRVGGEKSQKVDVRIIAATNQDLKEMVENKKFREDLYYRLNVISIKIPPLRERKEDIPLLINFLIKRLSKEMNKFVTEITPMAMDCLMNYHWQGNIRELENVIERAFNLVDKEARIALQHLPKSMTNPHGNKGSRKSKTLKATLEEVEKNLIRRTLKENKYNKYQTAKALGISRTSLYEKIQKYNLYAR
- a CDS encoding acetyl-CoA C-acetyltransferase, yielding MKQVVIASAVRTAVGSFGGTLQNIPVAELGAIAIKAALERANIKGQDVDEVYMGCILQAGAGQGVARQASVKAGIPVEVPATTINMLCGSGLRTVSLAVQTIIAGDNDIVVVGGTENMSQAPYLLPKARWGHKMGEGTLVDSMVYDALTDAFNGYHMGITAENLADQYGISREEQDAFAAASQNKAEKAIAEGRFKDEIVPVEIPQKKGEPIVFDTDEHPKAGVTADKLSKLRPAFKKDGTVTAGNASGINDGAAALVVMSKEKAEELGIQPLATIVSYANAGVDPSIMGIGPVPATERALKKANLTIEDMDLIEANEAFAAQALAVGKELKWNKEKVNVNGGAIALGHPVGASGARILVTLLHEMMKRDAEHGLATLCIGGGMGTAVIIKR
- the fabG gene encoding 3-oxoacyl-[acyl-carrier-protein] reductase; amino-acid sequence: MMKLKDKVAIITGAARGIGRATALKFAREGAKVVVSDRGLQNLEEVVAALKEINAEVLACDVDVVDRNQVQKMVDEAVGKWGKIDVLVNNAGITADNQLLKMPEEDFDKVINVNLKGVYNCGQIAAKVMAEAGSGVILNASSVVGIYGNFGQTNYAATKWGVIGMTKTWAKELGRKGIRVNAVAPGFILTPMTEKMPEKVLDMMRSKSPIGLLGLPEDIANAYAFLASDEARFITGIVLSVDGGVVL
- a CDS encoding GntP family permease codes for the protein MLGIIIGLALLMYLAYRGMSIIWIAPICAAIVALTGGLDLIYAYREAYMGGFVGFAKTWFPVFMLGAIFGKMMDDSGAARSVANFVIRLIGTKRAILAVVVGCAVLTYGGVSLFVVVFAIYPLAVALFREANISRKLIPGAIALGSFTFTMTAIPGTPQIQNLIPIEYYGTTPLAAPIMGTIGALIMFGVGMLWLTYRERQLTAAGEVFIELKEKVEDIDASNLPNPLLSALPLFIVIIFLNFLELDIIIALTAGILLALVLNFKRVKSIVETINAGASGSVLAIINTSAAVGFGAVVRAVPGFNSLTSLVMGIEGNPLISQAVAVNVLAGATGSASGGMGIALEALADRFVELSLTTGVPLEAFHRIASMSSGGLDTLPHNGAVLTLLAVTAMTHKDSYKDIFVVGSLIPILSVAIGIILAAIGMI